Proteins encoded by one window of uncultured Draconibacterium sp.:
- a CDS encoding phosphopantetheine-binding protein, giving the protein MEAETVTEKSLRRNLYRVLRKTGVTRENICLSASFYEDLNFDNIDWTIFTHYLERIFDIRIKDENLNSFSNVNDTLLYLRGELVYSSN; this is encoded by the coding sequence ATGGAAGCAGAAACAGTTACAGAAAAGTCGTTGAGAAGAAACCTCTACAGGGTGCTGCGCAAAACAGGTGTTACCAGAGAGAACATTTGTTTGAGCGCCTCGTTTTATGAGGATCTGAATTTCGACAACATTGATTGGACAATCTTTACGCACTATTTAGAACGCATCTTCGATATTCGAATTAAAGATGAGAACTTAAATAGTTTTTCAAATGTAAATGATACGCTCCTGTATTTACGGGGAGAATTAGTTTATTCCAGTAATTAG
- a CDS encoding GNAT family protein, translated as MEHIRVNPKIRLEQVNTSMAEIIFLTIDRDREFLKKWLPFVNYTSKVEDTKAFIESITRKDNKGDLVYSIWHNEEFAGLIGFKDTDWVNRKTELGYWLAENMQGRGIIIACVEKLIRFAFQKQKMNRIQIKVAEENLPSEKIPVKLGFIYEGTERQGEHHQKGYVNLKIYSKLKHEIPE; from the coding sequence ATGGAACACATTAGGGTAAATCCAAAAATCAGGCTCGAACAAGTTAATACCTCGATGGCCGAAATAATATTCCTTACTATCGACCGCGACCGCGAATTCCTGAAAAAGTGGCTACCGTTTGTAAACTACACCAGCAAGGTTGAAGACACAAAAGCTTTTATTGAAAGCATTACAAGAAAAGATAATAAAGGCGACCTGGTTTACAGCATTTGGCATAACGAAGAATTTGCAGGATTAATAGGCTTTAAAGATACTGATTGGGTAAACCGAAAAACAGAACTTGGATATTGGCTGGCAGAAAATATGCAAGGCAGAGGAATAATTATCGCTTGTGTTGAAAAGCTTATACGATTTGCTTTTCAAAAACAAAAAATGAATCGTATACAGATAAAAGTAGCCGAAGAAAATTTGCCCAGTGAGAAAATTCCCGTAAAACTTGGATTTATTTATGAAGGCACTGAACGCCAGGGCGAGCACCATCAAAAAGGCTACGTAAATCTTAAAATTTATAGTAAACTCAAACACGAAATACCAGAGTAA
- a CDS encoding peptidylprolyl isomerase, translated as MKKRACNNFIKRKMIIGELPELQLKINNNKRMKLIVLILIAFVGAGISCSNAKQKDENSLVLIKTDFGDIKVKLYDDTPEHKKNFLKLVDEGYYEGLLFHRVIKNFMVQGGDPDSKDVAPGHRLGGGNPGYTIPAEILPQHIHKKGALAAARRGGPSNPEKRSSGSQFYIVHGELFTPGKLDTMEMMMNSRAKNDFLQEKFAKAKAELDEFRKNNDQDGFNIFVSELREKADSAWAYQPQFSFTEEQRELYTTIGGYPSLDGEYTVFGEVVEGLDVLDKIAALETDQYDRPKTDIKMEVERTK; from the coding sequence ATGAAGAAACGAGCATGTAATAATTTTATAAAGCGGAAGATGATTATAGGCGAGTTACCTGAGTTGCAACTGAAAATAAACAATAATAAACGAATGAAATTAATTGTTTTAATATTAATTGCTTTTGTAGGAGCAGGAATATCGTGCAGTAATGCCAAACAGAAAGACGAAAACAGCCTAGTTCTGATAAAAACCGATTTCGGAGATATAAAAGTAAAGTTGTATGATGATACTCCGGAACACAAAAAGAATTTTTTGAAACTAGTAGATGAAGGTTATTACGAAGGATTGCTTTTTCATCGCGTAATTAAAAATTTCATGGTGCAGGGAGGAGATCCTGACTCAAAAGATGTAGCGCCGGGTCATCGTTTAGGAGGTGGTAATCCGGGTTATACCATACCGGCAGAAATTCTACCACAACATATTCATAAAAAAGGGGCTTTGGCAGCAGCGCGTCGGGGCGGTCCATCGAATCCTGAAAAACGATCAAGCGGTTCTCAATTTTATATTGTACATGGCGAACTTTTTACACCGGGCAAACTGGATACGATGGAAATGATGATGAACAGCCGGGCTAAAAATGATTTCTTGCAGGAAAAATTTGCCAAAGCAAAAGCAGAGTTAGATGAATTCAGAAAAAACAACGATCAGGATGGTTTTAATATTTTTGTTTCGGAGTTAAGGGAAAAAGCAGATAGTGCCTGGGCATATCAACCACAGTTTTCTTTTACCGAGGAACAACGTGAGCTTTACACTACAATTGGAGGTTATCCATCGCTGGATGGGGAATACACTGTTTTTGGCGAGGTTGTTGAGGGATTAGATGTTTTGGATAAGATTGCAGCCCTTGAAACCGATCAGTATGATCGTCCGAAAACGGATATAAAAATGGAGGTAGAACGTACAAAATAG
- a CDS encoding peptidylprolyl isomerase, translating into MVRTGLIVVLICLLGITVSGQSRIVEISTNYGDMQFRLYDDTPKHRNAFIELANQGYYDGTLFYRVIENFLIQGGSKSSRNAPPGKRIGYGDPDKTVDDEILPHYFHKKGSLCAPRQPDEVNPFKQSDISQFFVIKGSVHTEGELDTMEMAVNVPIRKKIVQKYMTPEVREQLKQLKEEKKVKEFRELANEVKANIETDYSLEPGVLEFSEAQREAYTTVGGYPELDGKYTIFGECISGFDVIDKIAALKTDSNNRPYTDVKIKVTVIK; encoded by the coding sequence ATGGTAAGAACCGGTTTAATAGTTGTTTTAATTTGTTTATTGGGAATTACGGTTAGCGGACAGTCGAGAATTGTGGAAATCTCTACCAACTATGGCGATATGCAATTCAGACTTTATGATGACACGCCAAAACACCGAAATGCTTTTATCGAACTGGCCAACCAGGGCTATTACGATGGGACATTATTTTACCGGGTTATTGAGAACTTTCTTATTCAGGGTGGTTCAAAAAGTTCAAGAAATGCTCCTCCGGGAAAACGAATTGGTTATGGTGATCCCGACAAAACGGTTGACGACGAAATTCTTCCGCACTATTTTCATAAAAAAGGATCGCTTTGTGCTCCGCGCCAGCCTGATGAAGTAAACCCGTTTAAACAGTCAGATATTTCGCAGTTTTTCGTTATAAAAGGAAGTGTGCATACCGAAGGCGAATTGGATACAATGGAAATGGCCGTGAATGTGCCCATCCGAAAAAAGATTGTTCAGAAATATATGACTCCGGAGGTTCGGGAGCAGTTAAAGCAATTGAAAGAGGAAAAAAAGGTGAAAGAATTTCGTGAACTTGCTAACGAGGTTAAAGCGAATATTGAAACCGATTACAGCTTAGAACCCGGTGTTTTGGAGTTCTCAGAAGCTCAGCGCGAAGCGTATACCACTGTTGGCGGATATCCGGAATTGGATGGAAAATATACCATTTTTGGCGAATGTATTTCGGGTTTCGATGTGATTGATAAAATTGCAGCCTTAAAAACCGACAGCAATAACCGACCGTACACTGATGTGAAAATAAAAGTCACGGTTATCAAGTAA
- a CDS encoding peptidylprolyl isomerase, whose product MMNKNVLFILILALLFNACGNNEKKQAGKESETGIKQETTADKELDIWNSLMPSIAKIDSYDEDRILESGQGFFVGEDLLVTKYSLVNQATNVKVQPFNEVKKYTARRFVAFDRINDLIVLKVDSITRKPIELQKDTLPNFAKSMYVAPKTGKTLQLFTGKVLNLANIKGTRLYRITNRIRTSQFGAPIFVSTGKVIGVAYSGTVNYEMQSFAIPSEFILDMLQKKYATPQPLELLKNTSNEKIAAENRKIKGLVLETDAGNITIKLFNETPEYRDNFIRLAKEHYFDSLLIHRVIKDFGIQSGAADTRYAEPGANVGWKGPGYTIPAHIVPGLYHKRGMIGSPRKPDTKNQRRRSDGSQFYIVSGRKYFDKGLDELEEANNYKFSAEQRHAYKTVGGAPHLDGTYTVFGQVISGMDVVDKIVQVETDRRWRPLEDIRIKRVRILK is encoded by the coding sequence ATGATGAATAAAAACGTCCTTTTCATACTTATTTTGGCCCTGCTTTTTAATGCTTGCGGGAACAACGAAAAAAAGCAGGCGGGAAAGGAATCGGAAACGGGGATAAAACAGGAAACCACAGCCGATAAAGAATTGGATATTTGGAATAGCTTGATGCCTTCCATCGCTAAAATCGATTCGTACGATGAAGACAGAATTTTGGAATCGGGGCAGGGCTTTTTTGTTGGAGAAGACCTTTTGGTTACTAAATATTCCCTGGTGAATCAGGCTACAAATGTTAAGGTGCAGCCATTCAACGAGGTAAAAAAATATACCGCACGCAGGTTTGTTGCTTTCGATCGTATTAACGATTTGATCGTGTTGAAAGTGGATAGTATCACGCGCAAACCTATCGAGTTGCAGAAAGACACATTACCCAATTTTGCCAAATCGATGTATGTAGCCCCTAAAACCGGGAAAACACTGCAACTTTTCACCGGGAAGGTTTTAAACCTTGCAAACATTAAGGGAACAAGATTATACCGCATTACAAACCGGATTCGGACCTCGCAATTTGGGGCGCCAATATTTGTGTCAACCGGCAAGGTAATCGGGGTGGCATATTCAGGAACGGTTAATTACGAAATGCAGAGTTTTGCAATACCGTCGGAATTTATTCTCGATATGTTGCAAAAAAAGTACGCAACGCCTCAGCCTCTGGAGCTGCTTAAAAATACATCGAACGAAAAAATCGCTGCCGAAAACCGAAAAATAAAAGGGCTGGTGCTGGAAACCGATGCCGGTAACATTACCATAAAATTATTTAACGAAACGCCCGAGTACCGCGATAATTTTATTCGACTGGCAAAAGAACATTATTTCGATAGTTTATTGATTCACCGCGTGATAAAAGATTTTGGCATTCAAAGCGGTGCTGCTGATACCCGTTACGCCGAGCCCGGAGCAAATGTGGGCTGGAAAGGGCCGGGGTACACCATTCCGGCGCATATTGTTCCGGGTTTATACCATAAACGCGGCATGATTGGATCGCCACGAAAACCGGATACAAAAAATCAACGCCGCCGATCTGATGGATCGCAGTTTTACATCGTTTCCGGGCGTAAATATTTCGATAAGGGACTGGACGAATTGGAAGAAGCCAATAATTACAAATTCTCAGCCGAACAACGTCACGCCTATAAAACAGTGGGAGGCGCACCTCACCTCGATGGTACTTATACGGTATTTGGGCAGGTTATCTCCGGAATGGATGTGGTAGACAAAATTGTGCAGGTTGAAACCGATCGGCGCTGGCGACCACTTGAAGATATTCGTATAAAACGGGTGCGAATCTTAAAATAA
- a CDS encoding HAD family phosphatase produces MKADLSNIKNIIFDMGRVLLNLDFDASIKAFQKLGSKGEVLDHKNAYADPVFYNFEVGEITPAEFRAGIRRLLNNEELTDKQIDDAWYAMLLDIPGYRVKKVQELKKNYNIYLFSNTNQIHIDRLLIEFKAAHGIDFPDLFKAVYYSHEIHDRKPEISSFEKVIVLSGVKPEETLFVDDLEKNVLAAQKAGLKTLWLKQNMEMAELF; encoded by the coding sequence ATGAAGGCAGATCTTTCAAACATAAAAAATATCATTTTCGATATGGGGCGGGTTTTATTGAATCTTGATTTTGATGCATCGATAAAAGCGTTTCAGAAATTGGGGAGTAAAGGAGAGGTTTTAGACCACAAAAATGCGTATGCCGATCCGGTATTCTACAACTTTGAAGTTGGGGAAATTACTCCCGCTGAATTTCGTGCAGGAATCAGACGACTTTTAAATAACGAAGAACTCACCGATAAACAGATTGATGATGCGTGGTATGCCATGCTTCTGGACATTCCCGGATACCGTGTAAAAAAAGTGCAGGAGCTCAAAAAAAACTATAACATTTACTTGTTTAGCAATACCAATCAGATTCACATTGACAGGCTACTCATTGAATTTAAGGCAGCGCACGGCATCGACTTCCCTGATCTGTTCAAAGCGGTTTATTATTCGCATGAAATTCATGATCGTAAACCAGAGATCAGTTCGTTTGAAAAAGTAATAGTACTTTCAGGAGTGAAGCCGGAAGAAACATTATTTGTGGACGACCTGGAGAAGAATGTGTTGGCAGCTCAAAAAGCCGGGCTAAAAACACTCTGGTTAAAGCAGAATATGGAAATGGCTGAATTATTTTAA
- the mtnA gene encoding S-methyl-5-thioribose-1-phosphate isomerase, with amino-acid sequence MKIQGKHYHTIWVDEKDSAIVKVIDQRKLPFVFETFSLRSADDAFFAIKEMVVRGAPLIGVTAAYGMYLALLHLKQENREQELNEVAGYLKTSRPTAVNLAFAVDEMLAFILAQKEEAGLKEKVQAKAAALKQLEIEYGDSIGEYGVKLIEAIYKAKGSTVNILTHCNAGWLACIDWGTATAPIYKAHLKGIPVHVWVDETRPRNQGARLTAYELGEQGVSHTVIPDNAGGHFMQHGMVDMVIVGSDRTTVTGDVANKIGTYLKALAAHDNKVPFYVALPSSTFDWEMHDGVKEIPIEQRAADEVAEIEGWHNNEIKSVQLIPESSAVANYGFDVTPARLVSGLISERGICKANKESILELYPEKNR; translated from the coding sequence ATGAAAATTCAGGGGAAACATTATCATACGATTTGGGTAGATGAGAAAGATTCGGCGATAGTAAAGGTCATCGATCAGCGGAAACTGCCTTTTGTATTCGAAACTTTTTCGCTTCGTTCGGCCGATGACGCCTTTTTTGCCATAAAAGAAATGGTGGTTCGTGGTGCTCCGTTAATTGGAGTAACTGCCGCTTATGGTATGTACCTGGCGCTACTTCATCTAAAACAGGAAAACCGGGAGCAGGAGTTGAATGAAGTTGCCGGGTATTTAAAAACGTCGCGGCCAACGGCAGTAAACCTTGCTTTTGCTGTTGATGAAATGCTGGCGTTTATTCTTGCACAAAAGGAAGAAGCCGGACTTAAAGAAAAAGTACAGGCAAAAGCGGCAGCGTTAAAACAACTGGAGATAGAATACGGAGACAGCATTGGTGAGTACGGAGTGAAGTTAATTGAGGCGATCTACAAAGCAAAAGGAAGTACTGTAAATATTCTTACCCACTGTAATGCAGGCTGGTTGGCTTGTATTGATTGGGGAACCGCAACTGCCCCAATTTACAAAGCACATTTAAAAGGTATTCCTGTGCATGTTTGGGTAGATGAAACGAGGCCCCGAAACCAGGGAGCCAGACTAACCGCATACGAGTTGGGTGAGCAGGGAGTTTCGCATACAGTTATTCCTGACAATGCAGGAGGGCATTTTATGCAGCACGGTATGGTAGATATGGTAATTGTTGGAAGCGACCGCACCACCGTTACCGGCGATGTTGCCAACAAGATTGGAACCTATTTGAAAGCACTGGCTGCCCACGATAACAAGGTGCCATTTTATGTTGCACTGCCATCGAGTACGTTCGATTGGGAAATGCATGACGGTGTGAAGGAGATTCCAATTGAACAGCGAGCTGCCGATGAAGTTGCGGAAATTGAAGGTTGGCACAACAACGAAATTAAATCGGTACAATTAATACCTGAAAGCAGCGCCGTGGCAAATTATGGATTCGATGTTACACCGGCGCGGTTGGTAAGCGGATTAATTTCAGAGCGGGGTATTTGTAAAGCGAATAAAGAGAGTATTTTAGAATTATATCCGGAAAAAAACAGATAG
- the mtnP gene encoding S-methyl-5'-thioadenosine phosphorylase has protein sequence MKKIAIIGGSGLEDPAILKDVNEITVDTPYGAPSSTFKCGKIDGVDVVILSRHGRDHSIPPTLVNNRANIWAIKHLGCSCIIATTACGSLRLEIGRGEIVFPHQFIDFTRFRKSTFVESFENGNLDHPAMSEPFSWKLRQRLIENAKELDLGFHKTGTVITIEGPRFSTRAESNMFRIWGADVINMSTAPECALANEVNLPYAAIALSTDYDSWNIDEAPVTWEEVLKVFNENVENVIQLLANTIASFKKE, from the coding sequence ATGAAAAAGATTGCGATAATTGGTGGTTCCGGTCTGGAAGATCCAGCCATTCTGAAAGATGTGAATGAAATAACAGTTGACACCCCTTATGGTGCACCTTCGTCGACTTTTAAATGTGGTAAAATAGATGGCGTTGATGTGGTGATATTATCCCGACATGGCCGCGATCATTCTATTCCTCCAACCCTGGTGAACAACCGGGCCAATATTTGGGCGATTAAGCATCTTGGCTGTTCCTGTATTATTGCAACAACGGCCTGCGGAAGTTTGCGGCTCGAGATTGGAAGGGGAGAGATTGTTTTTCCTCATCAGTTTATTGATTTTACGCGTTTCAGAAAATCTACTTTTGTTGAAAGTTTTGAAAACGGAAACCTGGATCATCCTGCTATGTCGGAACCATTCAGTTGGAAATTAAGGCAACGACTCATAGAGAATGCCAAAGAACTGGACCTGGGATTTCACAAAACAGGAACGGTAATTACAATTGAAGGTCCCCGGTTTTCGACAAGAGCAGAATCGAATATGTTCCGAATTTGGGGAGCAGATGTAATAAACATGTCTACCGCGCCTGAATGTGCATTGGCAAATGAGGTAAACCTTCCGTATGCTGCCATTGCATTAAGTACAGACTACGATAGCTGGAATATTGATGAGGCACCGGTAACCTGGGAGGAAGTGCTTAAAGTATTTAACGAAAATGTGGAAAATGTAATTCAGTTGCTTGCAAATACCATCGCGTCGTTTAAAAAAGAGTAA
- a CDS encoding dodecin family protein, with amino-acid sequence MPNSVYKVIELVGSSSVSWEKAAQNAISMASKSLRDLRIAEVCQMDMHITEGEIECYRIKMKVSFKYQD; translated from the coding sequence ATGCCTAATAGTGTGTACAAAGTTATTGAACTTGTGGGGAGCAGCTCTGTTTCGTGGGAAAAAGCAGCTCAAAATGCCATAAGCATGGCATCAAAATCATTACGCGACCTAAGAATTGCGGAAGTGTGCCAAATGGATATGCACATTACCGAAGGAGAGATAGAATGCTACCGTATTAAAATGAAAGTATCGTTTAAATATCAGGATTAG
- a CDS encoding DoxX family protein: MNIALWIIQIILAALFLTSGSLKLVLDKDKLEKVFEWIDNYPEKRLKLVGTFEVLGGLGLFLPGVYSVFDILIPLSAIGLTIIMVLATLLHYKRKETNELVVNIIVLVLLLLIIAGRLFILN; the protein is encoded by the coding sequence ATGAATATCGCACTCTGGATTATACAAATTATTTTGGCAGCTCTCTTTCTTACTTCCGGTTCACTTAAACTGGTTTTAGACAAAGACAAACTTGAGAAAGTTTTTGAGTGGATTGATAATTACCCGGAAAAACGGTTAAAACTGGTTGGTACTTTTGAAGTGCTTGGAGGACTAGGCCTATTTCTCCCCGGTGTTTATTCTGTGTTCGATATTCTTATACCTCTCTCTGCCATCGGTCTCACAATTATTATGGTACTGGCTACCTTGCTTCACTATAAGCGAAAAGAAACAAATGAGCTGGTTGTAAATATAATTGTCCTTGTTCTTCTGTTGCTCATTATAGCAGGCCGCTTATTTATTTTAAACTGA
- a CDS encoding SPOR domain-containing protein: MSFGKEIYTLLLQNEIVIIPGLGAFVSEYRPAEISDDSDKIKPPSKTVSFNPLLKNNDGLLVGQIAEKLHISHFEALVRIEKEREDILFKLDKGDKVELERVGTLSYNEQGKIDFLASEEENMLLDSFGLEPMSISDPKPEEVPVEEQEPESEPEITETEKPEEAIQQAPQKEESVQEETETGEEPPTQKPQVTAPSEEKEEKKKSKAWLLLLIFIPLIAVTVFVFTKGFNDDSEDKEATITPVPTEEQPLAQEPATVDTFASDSTSITTTIEDTTLTIDSIKNIPEPVETLPQEQNLVRYYLVGGSFSVKENADNYLFELQQKGYEAFHVGKKGRFFIVGIASYNSFSEADSAKTKYMKDNPGSEVWVYRK; the protein is encoded by the coding sequence GTGAGCTTCGGAAAAGAAATATATACGCTACTGTTACAAAACGAAATTGTAATCATTCCCGGTTTGGGTGCCTTTGTTTCGGAATACCGCCCGGCAGAAATCAGCGATGACAGCGACAAAATTAAACCGCCTTCAAAAACCGTTTCCTTTAATCCTTTATTGAAAAACAACGACGGGCTACTGGTTGGGCAAATTGCCGAAAAGCTTCATATTTCGCATTTCGAGGCGTTGGTTAGGATTGAAAAAGAGCGGGAAGATATTTTGTTTAAACTCGATAAGGGAGATAAAGTTGAACTTGAAAGAGTTGGAACACTTTCGTACAACGAACAGGGCAAAATCGATTTTCTGGCTTCGGAAGAAGAAAACATGCTTCTCGATTCTTTTGGTTTAGAACCGATGTCAATTAGCGATCCAAAACCGGAAGAAGTGCCGGTAGAAGAACAGGAACCAGAAAGTGAGCCTGAAATCACTGAAACAGAAAAACCGGAAGAAGCTATTCAGCAAGCACCACAAAAAGAAGAATCGGTACAAGAAGAAACGGAAACAGGAGAAGAACCGCCAACACAAAAACCACAAGTAACCGCCCCTTCTGAAGAAAAAGAAGAGAAGAAAAAATCGAAGGCCTGGTTGTTACTGCTTATTTTTATTCCGTTAATTGCCGTAACTGTATTTGTTTTCACAAAAGGCTTTAACGATGATAGTGAGGACAAAGAAGCAACAATTACTCCTGTTCCAACCGAAGAACAACCGCTTGCACAAGAGCCTGCCACAGTTGACACTTTTGCAAGCGATTCCACATCAATAACGACTACTATTGAAGATACAACTTTAACTATTGATAGTATTAAAAACATACCAGAGCCAGTTGAAACATTGCCTCAGGAACAAAATTTAGTAAGATACTACCTGGTTGGAGGAAGTTTCTCGGTAAAAGAAAATGCTGACAACTACCTGTTTGAGCTTCAGCAAAAAGGATACGAAGCTTTCCATGTAGGCAAAAAAGGTCGTTTTTTTATTGTTGGTATTGCAAGCTATAACTCCTTTAGTGAAGCAGATTCGGCCAAAACGAAATATATGAAAGACAATCCGGGATCGGAAGTCTGGGTTTACAGAAAGTAA